In the genome of Pseudomonas sp. HS6, one region contains:
- a CDS encoding OFA family MFS transporter, which translates to MSTSITADGLSAAQPAFLSKERIIAKPGFNRWLVPPAALAIHLCIGMAYGFSVFWLPLSKALGITAPVACAPDMSFIAQVFSSQCDWPISMLGWIYTLFFIFLGCSAAIWGGWLEHAGPRKAGVVSALCWCGGLLISALGIYTHQIWLMWIGSGVIGGIGLGLGYISPVSTLIKWFPDKRGMATGMAIMGFGGGAMVGAPLAAALMGHFASPTSVGVWQSFLVMAAIYFVFMIGGALSYRVPPTGWKPEGWTAPAKKAANAMITHRHVHVNVAWKTPQFRLVWLVLCLNVSAGIGILGMASPLLQEVFGGKLIGVDLPFGQLDAGQLASIAAIAAGFTGLLSLFNIGGRFFWASFSDYLGRKNTYFVFFALGFALYALIPNLGHLGNVALFVAAFCIILSMYGGGFATVPAYLADLFGTQMVGAIHGRLLTAWAAAGVLGPVLVNYLREYQLSIGVERAAAYDITLYILAGLLVLGFLCNLLVRPVADKYFMTDAELAAEQALGHDKGADSSTVLEWKAAPGSKPLAVAAWLVVGIPLAWGVWVTLQKTAVLFH; encoded by the coding sequence ATGAGCACGAGCATTACGGCGGACGGCCTCAGCGCCGCCCAGCCTGCGTTCCTGTCCAAGGAACGCATCATCGCCAAGCCCGGTTTCAACCGCTGGCTGGTACCACCGGCCGCTCTGGCCATCCACTTGTGCATCGGCATGGCCTACGGTTTTTCCGTGTTCTGGTTGCCGCTGTCCAAGGCGCTGGGCATCACCGCTCCGGTGGCTTGCGCGCCGGACATGAGCTTCATCGCACAAGTCTTCTCGTCGCAATGCGACTGGCCGATCTCCATGCTCGGCTGGATTTACACCCTGTTCTTCATCTTCCTGGGCTGCTCGGCAGCGATCTGGGGTGGCTGGCTCGAACACGCCGGGCCACGCAAGGCCGGCGTTGTATCGGCACTGTGCTGGTGCGGTGGTCTGCTGATTTCTGCGTTGGGTATCTATACCCATCAGATCTGGCTGATGTGGATCGGCTCCGGCGTGATTGGCGGTATCGGTCTGGGCCTGGGTTATATCTCGCCGGTCTCGACCCTGATCAAGTGGTTCCCGGACAAGCGCGGCATGGCGACCGGCATGGCGATCATGGGCTTCGGTGGTGGCGCGATGGTCGGTGCACCACTGGCCGCAGCGCTGATGGGCCATTTCGCTTCGCCAACCAGCGTCGGCGTATGGCAGAGCTTCCTGGTGATGGCCGCGATCTACTTCGTGTTCATGATCGGTGGCGCATTGTCCTACCGCGTGCCGCCAACCGGCTGGAAGCCTGAGGGCTGGACCGCCCCGGCGAAGAAAGCCGCGAACGCGATGATCACCCACCGCCACGTTCACGTGAACGTGGCCTGGAAAACCCCGCAATTCCGTCTGGTGTGGCTGGTGCTGTGCCTGAACGTGTCCGCCGGTATCGGCATCCTCGGCATGGCTTCGCCACTGTTGCAGGAAGTGTTCGGCGGCAAATTGATCGGTGTCGATCTGCCGTTCGGTCAACTGGACGCCGGGCAACTGGCCTCGATCGCAGCAATTGCGGCGGGCTTCACCGGTCTGCTGAGCTTGTTCAACATCGGCGGCCGGTTCTTCTGGGCGTCCTTCTCGGACTATCTGGGCCGCAAGAACACCTACTTCGTGTTCTTCGCGCTGGGCTTTGCGCTGTACGCGTTGATCCCGAACCTTGGTCACCTGGGCAACGTTGCGCTGTTCGTGGCGGCGTTCTGCATCATCCTGTCGATGTACGGCGGTGGTTTTGCGACCGTTCCGGCCTATCTGGCCGACCTGTTCGGTACGCAAATGGTCGGCGCGATCCATGGTCGTCTGCTGACTGCCTGGGCTGCCGCCGGCGTGCTGGGTCCGGTGCTGGTGAACTACCTGCGTGAATATCAGTTGAGCATCGGCGTTGAGCGCGCGGCGGCTTACGACATCACCCTGTACATCCTCGCGGGCCTGCTGGTGCTGGGTTTCCTGTGCAATCTGCTGGTACGTCCGGTGGCAGACAAGTACTTCATGACCGACGCCGAACTGGCTGCCGAACAGGCGCTGGGCCACGACAAGGGTGCTGACAGCAGCACCGTGCTTGAGTGGAAAGCCGCGCCGGGCAGCAAGCCGTTGGCCGTTGCTGCTTGGCTGGTGGTCGGTATTCCGCTGGCGTGGGGTGTGTGGGTGACCCTGCAGAAGACGGCGGTGCTGTTCCACTAA
- a CDS encoding AsmA family protein, with translation MKAFGKILGLVLLGLLLIIVAAGFALTHLFDPNDYKDEIRQIARDKAHIELTLNGDIGWSLFPWLGLELHEASVATLIKPDEPYADLQMLGLSVRVLPLLRREVQMSDVRVEGLNLRLNRDKNGHGNWEDIGKLPAPAPAPGSTPPVATGEPVAETPAQPEKPPQPIRLDIDSLTVNNARVEYNDEQTGKQFSAESIQLSTGAVHDSTNIPLKATAFLSTNQPVLRVRTELNGELRIERALQRYKFEDMKLSGELTGDPLQGKAMTFSAQGQILLDKAANVAEWTGIKISANQLRALGELKANDLDKTPQITGGISIAQFDLAKFVDSIGQTLPAMAEGSLSKVELVSRVSATPTSVALDNINLKLDDSSFSGRIAVEDFAKQSLRAILKADTFNVDRYLPPKSEKAASATQARQTEVASTEADAMAGAGSTPLPDKPSKSAWSTERLLPVERLSKLDVNADLTFGQLTLDKLPIQNAALKATGQGGLLTLENLRGELYNGDFEAKGTLDVRQTAPVLNLQTRINRVPVEKILESQGKNPPVKGLVNLTSTVTGSGNSQQALIDTLNGNASFVINNGVLLNANLEQQLCKGIATLNRKSLSGEPRGKDTPFQELKGNLTFRNGVASNPDLKVRIPGMTVNGDGDIDLKVLGMDYRVGIIVEGDTSAMPDPACQVGDKFVGIEWPLRCRGPLELGAKACRVDNERLGQVATKMAGDKLSEKIDEKLGDKVSPELKNALKGLFKR, from the coding sequence ATGAAAGCGTTCGGCAAAATCCTGGGTCTGGTACTTCTCGGGCTGTTGCTGATCATTGTGGCGGCGGGCTTCGCCCTGACCCACCTCTTCGATCCCAACGACTACAAAGACGAGATCCGCCAGATAGCCCGCGACAAGGCCCACATCGAGCTGACGCTCAATGGCGATATCGGCTGGAGCCTGTTCCCGTGGCTCGGCCTGGAACTGCACGAGGCCAGCGTCGCCACCCTGATCAAGCCTGACGAACCGTATGCCGATCTGCAGATGCTCGGTCTGTCCGTACGCGTGCTGCCGCTTCTGCGCCGCGAAGTGCAGATGAGCGATGTGCGTGTCGAAGGCCTGAACCTGCGCCTGAACCGTGACAAGAACGGTCACGGCAATTGGGAAGACATCGGCAAACTGCCTGCCCCAGCGCCTGCGCCGGGCAGCACCCCGCCGGTGGCCACTGGCGAGCCGGTCGCCGAAACGCCTGCGCAGCCGGAAAAACCGCCGCAGCCGATCCGCCTCGACATCGACAGCCTGACCGTCAACAACGCCCGCGTTGAATACAACGACGAGCAGACCGGCAAGCAGTTCAGCGCCGAAAGCATCCAGCTGAGCACCGGCGCGGTACACGACTCGACCAACATTCCACTGAAAGCCACGGCGTTCCTCAGTACCAATCAGCCCGTGCTGCGGGTACGCACCGAGCTCAATGGCGAACTGCGTATCGAGCGTGCCCTGCAACGCTACAAGTTCGAGGACATGAAGTTGTCCGGCGAACTGACCGGTGATCCACTGCAAGGCAAAGCCATGACGTTTTCCGCCCAAGGCCAGATCCTGCTGGACAAGGCTGCGAACGTCGCCGAATGGACCGGGATCAAGATCTCCGCCAACCAGTTGCGCGCGCTGGGTGAACTGAAGGCCAACGATCTGGACAAGACCCCGCAGATCACCGGCGGAATTTCTATCGCTCAGTTCGATCTGGCGAAATTCGTCGACAGCATCGGCCAGACCCTGCCAGCCATGGCCGAAGGCAGCCTGAGCAAGGTCGAGCTGGTCAGCCGTGTCTCTGCCACACCGACCAGCGTGGCGCTGGACAACATCAATCTGAAACTCGACGACAGCAGCTTCAGCGGCCGCATCGCCGTCGAAGACTTCGCCAAACAGTCACTGCGGGCGATCCTCAAGGCCGACACGTTCAATGTCGACCGCTACCTGCCGCCGAAATCGGAAAAAGCCGCCAGCGCCACCCAGGCGCGTCAGACCGAAGTCGCCAGCACCGAAGCCGATGCCATGGCCGGCGCCGGCAGCACCCCGCTGCCGGACAAGCCGAGCAAAAGCGCCTGGAGCACCGAGCGACTGCTCCCGGTGGAGCGCCTGAGCAAACTGGACGTGAACGCCGACCTGACCTTCGGCCAGTTGACCCTCGACAAGTTGCCGATCCAGAACGCCGCACTGAAAGCCACCGGCCAAGGCGGCCTGTTGACCCTGGAGAACCTGCGCGGCGAGCTGTACAACGGCGACTTCGAAGCCAAGGGCACTCTCGACGTACGCCAGACGGCGCCGGTGCTGAACCTGCAAACCCGGATCAACCGCGTGCCGGTGGAAAAAATCCTCGAAAGCCAGGGCAAGAACCCGCCGGTCAAAGGCCTCGTGAACCTCACCAGCACTGTCACCGGTAGCGGCAACAGCCAACAGGCGCTGATCGATACCCTCAACGGCAACGCCAGTTTCGTGATCAATAACGGTGTGCTGCTCAACGCCAACCTTGAGCAGCAACTGTGCAAAGGCATCGCCACCCTCAACCGCAAATCCCTGAGCGGCGAACCGCGGGGCAAGGACACACCGTTCCAGGAGCTCAAGGGCAATCTGACCTTCCGCAACGGCGTCGCCAGCAACCCGGACCTGAAAGTTCGCATCCCGGGCATGACCGTCAACGGTGACGGCGACATCGACCTCAAGGTGCTCGGCATGGACTATCGCGTCGGCATCATCGTCGAAGGCGACACCAGCGCCATGCCGGACCCGGCCTGCCAGGTCGGCGACAAGTTCGTTGGCATTGAGTGGCCGCTGCGCTGCCGTGGCCCGCTTGAACTGGGCGCCAAGGCGTGCCGCGTGGACAACGAACGCCTCGGCCAGGTCGCGACCAAAATGGCCGGCGACAAACTCAGCGAAAAAATCGACGAAAAACTGGGCGACAAAGTCAGCCCTGAACTGAAAAACGCATTGAAGGGGCTGTTCAAGCGATGA
- the mutY gene encoding A/G-specific adenine glycosylase, whose amino-acid sequence MRAEQFSTAVLEWFDRHGRHDLPWQQNINPYRVWVSEIMLQQTQVSTVLNYFDRFMAALPTVEALAEAPEDEVLHLWTGLGYYTRARNLQKTAKIVVSQYGGEFPRDVEKLTDLPGIGLSTAGAIASISMGLRAPILDGNVKRVLARFTAQEGYPGEPKVAKQLWANAERFTPQDRVNAYTQAMMDLGATLCTRSKPSCLLCPLEKGCEAHMLGLETRYPIPKPRKAIPQKRTLMPLLANEEGAILLYRRPSSGLWGGLWSLPELDDLDDLQHLAAQHSLKMGEQQVLPTLVHTFSHFQLSIEPWLVQVQEAGGHVAEADWLWYNLATPPRLGLAAPVKTLLERAAAVLNAGEST is encoded by the coding sequence ATGAGAGCGGAGCAGTTTTCCACGGCGGTGCTGGAATGGTTCGACCGCCACGGCCGCCATGATTTGCCTTGGCAACAAAACATCAATCCGTATCGGGTTTGGGTGTCCGAGATCATGTTGCAGCAGACTCAGGTCAGCACCGTGCTCAATTACTTCGACCGCTTCATGGCCGCGCTGCCGACGGTCGAAGCCCTGGCCGAAGCGCCGGAGGACGAAGTGCTGCACCTGTGGACGGGCCTGGGTTACTACACTCGCGCGCGCAACTTGCAGAAGACCGCGAAGATCGTCGTCAGCCAGTACGGCGGCGAGTTTCCCCGTGACGTCGAGAAGCTCACGGATTTGCCGGGCATCGGCCTGTCCACCGCTGGCGCGATTGCCAGCATCAGCATGGGCCTGCGCGCGCCGATCCTCGACGGCAACGTTAAACGGGTGCTGGCGCGTTTTACCGCACAGGAGGGCTACCCCGGCGAGCCGAAGGTGGCCAAACAGCTGTGGGCTAACGCAGAACGCTTCACACCGCAGGATCGAGTCAACGCCTACACCCAGGCGATGATGGATCTGGGCGCAACGCTCTGCACCCGCAGCAAGCCGAGCTGCCTGCTGTGTCCGCTGGAAAAGGGCTGCGAAGCGCACATGCTTGGCCTGGAGACGCGCTACCCGATTCCCAAGCCGCGTAAAGCCATCCCGCAGAAACGCACGCTGATGCCGCTGCTGGCCAACGAGGAGGGCGCGATTCTGCTTTATCGCCGCCCGTCCAGCGGATTGTGGGGCGGTTTGTGGAGCCTGCCGGAACTCGACGACCTCGACGACCTGCAACACCTCGCCGCGCAGCACTCGCTGAAAATGGGCGAGCAGCAGGTGTTGCCGACCCTCGTCCACACCTTCAGCCACTTCCAGCTGTCCATCGAACCCTGGCTGGTTCAGGTACAGGAGGCTGGCGGTCACGTGGCCGAGGCCGACTGGCTCTGGTATAACCTCGCCACCCCGCCGCGCCTGGGCCTCGCCGCCCCGGTCAAGACCTTGCTCGAACGCGCGGCCGCCGTCTTGAATGCAGGAGAGTCGACATGA
- a CDS encoding oxidative damage protection protein, which translates to MTRTVMCRKYKEQLEGLERPPYPGAKGQDIFEHVSAKAWADWQKHQTLLINEKRLNMMNAEDRKFLQGEMDKYFSGEEYAQAEGYVPPAE; encoded by the coding sequence ATGACCCGCACCGTAATGTGCCGCAAGTACAAAGAACAACTCGAAGGTCTGGAGCGCCCACCGTACCCGGGCGCCAAGGGCCAGGACATCTTCGAACACGTCTCGGCGAAGGCCTGGGCCGACTGGCAGAAACACCAGACCCTGCTGATCAACGAAAAACGCCTGAACATGATGAACGCCGAAGACCGCAAATTTCTTCAGGGTGAAATGGACAAGTACTTCTCCGGCGAGGAATACGCCCAGGCGGAAGGCTACGTGCCGCCAGCGGAATAA